CTTTTTTGTACACTTCATCAATGTTTCCCACCATAAAGAAAGCTGCTTCCGGTATATCGTCCATCTCTCCATTTACTATCTTTTTAAACCCTTCTATGGTCTCTTTAAGTGGTACATATTTACCTTGTATTCCTGTAAATGTCTCTGCAACAAAGAATGGCTGTGAGAGAAATCTCTGTATTTTTCTGGCCCTATATACTGTAAGCTTATCCTCATCAGACAATTCATCCATTCCAAGTATTGCTATAATATCCTGTAATTCTTTGTATTTCTGCAGTATTTCCTGAACTTTTCTTGCTACATTATAATGTTCTTCGCCGACAATACTTGGTTCAAGGATTCTCGATGTTGAATCAAGTGGATCAACTGCAGGATATATACCCATTTCAACAATGCTTCTTGATAAAACAGTCGTTGCATCGAGATGTGTAAATGTGGTCGCAGGTGCAGGGTCTGTTAAGTCATCTGCGGGTACATATACTGCTTGTACTGATGTTATTGAGCCGCTCTTTGTTGATGTTATCCTTTCCTGAAGCGCACCAAGTTCTGTCGCAAGTGTAGGCTGATATCCAACAGCAGATGGCATCCTGCCGAGCAATGCAGATACTTCTGAACCTGCCTGTATAAATCTGAAAATATTATCTATAAAAAGAAGTACATCTTGATGCTCTTCATCTCTGAAATATTCTGCCATTGTAAGACCTGTCAAAGCGACTCTCATTCTTGCACCTGGTGGTTCATTCATCTGTCCGAACACAAATGCTGTTTTATCTAA
This portion of the Thermoanaerobacterium sp. RBIITD genome encodes:
- the atpD gene encoding F0F1 ATP synthase subunit beta codes for the protein MNKGYITQVIGPVVDIRFDEDLPPVNNAIKIPFGDNEIVVEVSQHTGDNTVRCVSMSSTDGLKRGMECFDTGGPISVPVGKGTLGRMFNVLGKAVDGMGEVKADKYMSIHRNAPSFEEQSPVTEVLETGIKVIDLLTPYAKGGKIGLFGGAGVGKTVLIEELIRNIATEHGGYSIFTGVGERTREGNDLWHEMDESGVLDKTAFVFGQMNEPPGARMRVALTGLTMAEYFRDEEHQDVLLFIDNIFRFIQAGSEVSALLGRMPSAVGYQPTLATELGALQERITSTKSGSITSVQAVYVPADDLTDPAPATTFTHLDATTVLSRSIVEMGIYPAVDPLDSTSRILEPSIVGEEHYNVARKVQEILQKYKELQDIIAILGMDELSDEDKLTVYRARKIQRFLSQPFFVAETFTGIQGKYVPLKETIEGFKKIVNGEMDDIPEAAFFMVGNIDEVYKKAEEMK